One Pseudocalidococcus azoricus BACA0444 DNA window includes the following coding sequences:
- the ylqF gene encoding ribosome biogenesis GTPase YlqF, which produces MPRKPKSELDLDQLARIERGVVATPLIQWYPGHIAKAEKALQEQLSRVDVVLEVRDARIPLASFHPQIPAWIGTKPRLLILNRVDMISPWEREQWQAWFRAQGESPYCANGQTGDGVMAIFKAAQAAGVTINERRKLRGMNPRPVRAVVLGFPNVGKSALINRLLKRKIAASAARPGVTRQLRWIRISDQLELLDAPGVLPANLKDQNAAIKLAICDDIGEAAYDNQRVAAALVDLLQDLNQAPRLLNRYQASLGERSGEEYIVYLATQRFQKDNERTGRQLLQDFRRLALGPICLERPPSP; this is translated from the coding sequence ATGCCCCGCAAACCCAAGTCTGAACTTGACCTAGACCAATTAGCCCGGATTGAGCGGGGGGTTGTCGCCACTCCCTTGATTCAGTGGTATCCCGGGCATATTGCCAAAGCTGAAAAAGCCCTCCAGGAACAACTCAGCCGGGTAGATGTAGTCTTAGAAGTTCGGGATGCCCGGATCCCTTTAGCAAGTTTTCACCCCCAAATTCCGGCCTGGATTGGGACAAAACCACGGCTGCTGATTCTGAATCGTGTGGATATGATTAGCCCCTGGGAGCGGGAACAATGGCAGGCCTGGTTTCGGGCCCAAGGGGAGAGTCCCTATTGCGCCAATGGGCAAACTGGTGATGGGGTGATGGCCATTTTCAAAGCTGCCCAGGCCGCAGGGGTGACAATTAATGAACGGCGCAAACTCCGAGGCATGAATCCCCGGCCGGTACGAGCCGTGGTGTTAGGGTTTCCCAATGTCGGTAAGTCTGCCTTGATTAATCGCTTACTGAAACGAAAAATTGCTGCTAGTGCCGCCCGGCCTGGGGTGACTCGTCAACTCCGCTGGATCCGCATTTCCGATCAACTGGAACTGTTAGATGCCCCTGGGGTCTTGCCTGCAAACCTCAAAGATCAAAATGCCGCCATCAAGTTAGCCATTTGTGATGATATTGGCGAAGCGGCCTATGACAATCAACGGGTTGCAGCCGCTCTGGTGGACTTATTGCAGGACTTAAACCAGGCCCCCCGTTTGCTAAACCGCTATCAGGCCAGCCTCGGGGAACGTTCGGGGGAAGAATATATTGTTTATCTAGCTACCCAGCGTTTTCAAAAGGACAACGAACGGACTGGCCGCCAACTCCTCCAAGATTTTCGCCGCCTTGCCCTTGGCCCCATCTGCCTTGAGAGACCACCCAGCCCATAG
- the rimM gene encoding ribosome maturation factor RimM (Essential for efficient processing of 16S rRNA) translates to MAQTLLTDPNPDTASESDWLAIGQIVAPQGLAGAVRVYPESDFPERFLEPGPRWLKTNHQNSPIPVTLTEGRFLNGPGLYVLTFSEYKTRTEAENLRGSQLVVPVSDRPPLEPNEFHLMDLIGLDVFIPPDSEVIGTVIGLINAGNDLLEVRLHRPQEPIVLIPLVREIVPTIDLKHRRIELTPPTGLIPVK, encoded by the coding sequence ATGGCTCAAACCCTTTTAACTGATCCAAACCCTGACACTGCTTCCGAATCTGATTGGTTAGCAATTGGCCAAATTGTCGCTCCCCAAGGCCTGGCTGGGGCAGTCCGAGTTTATCCAGAATCAGATTTTCCGGAGCGATTTTTAGAACCTGGGCCCCGTTGGCTAAAAACTAATCATCAAAACTCCCCAATTCCAGTCACCCTGACTGAGGGCAGATTTTTAAATGGCCCAGGCCTGTATGTTCTTACCTTTTCAGAATATAAAACCCGGACAGAGGCTGAAAATTTACGGGGAAGTCAGTTAGTTGTGCCAGTGTCTGACCGCCCCCCCCTAGAGCCTAATGAATTTCATTTGATGGATTTGATCGGGCTGGATGTTTTTATTCCCCCCGATTCAGAGGTGATTGGGACGGTGATCGGCCTGATCAATGCCGGGAATGATCTCCTTGAAGTCCGGCTCCACCGCCCCCAAGAGCCAATTGTCCTGATTCCCTTGGTTCGGGAAATTGTTCCCACGATTGACCTCAAACATCGGCGGATTGAACTCACCCCCCCGACCGGATTAATTCCCGTAAAATAA
- a CDS encoding PP2C family protein-serine/threonine phosphatase, with translation MTTTVPPASLSTLLQPSPGPVLALKQLVARLQRENSKIQELLASLSFALRTLNNLNQFFELIPLITSRVTEADATALVLFRADGQVRLEQLHCHASDQCPNIRSALETATRTLANGLANVDPTHAQDSLESQLDAQLAARIPPGIRFFGTSILVKDSQLRERGRLYIFTQAPTYDWSETRQHLMQVIADQTAMAIANDELAVKLRERQRLDRELEIGAEIQKNLLPSHCPEIRGLELAAACRTASWVGGDYYDFIPITYGQGDHNTIAQGRWGIAVGDVMGKGVPAGLIMTMTRGMLRAEALNGHRPSRIMQHLNRAMQPDLENSHRFVTLFYAEYNPQTRILSYSNAAHLPPLLWQARTASVRRLDTYGMLIGLDGRAQYQEVAVQLEPGDRIIFYTDGITEAENPQRERFEEFRLQAALRQACQLALSPDRVLEHIFTTVSQFTGPVKEEQDDMTLIVLSVTD, from the coding sequence ATGACCACGACTGTCCCCCCAGCATCATTATCCACCCTGCTGCAACCCTCCCCAGGCCCGGTTTTAGCCCTCAAGCAACTGGTGGCGCGCCTGCAACGGGAAAATAGCAAAATTCAAGAACTCTTAGCCTCCCTCAGTTTTGCGCTGCGTACCCTCAACAATCTCAACCAATTTTTTGAACTGATTCCCTTAATTACCTCGCGGGTCACAGAAGCCGATGCCACCGCCTTAGTCCTCTTTCGGGCTGATGGACAGGTGCGTCTCGAACAACTCCACTGCCATGCCAGTGATCAATGCCCGAATATTCGCTCAGCCCTGGAAACAGCGACCCGTACCCTCGCCAATGGCCTGGCCAATGTGGATCCGACCCATGCCCAAGACTCCCTGGAAAGCCAACTGGATGCCCAACTGGCCGCCCGGATCCCCCCAGGGATTAGATTTTTTGGCACCAGTATTCTCGTCAAGGATTCCCAACTCCGGGAACGGGGCCGGCTTTACATTTTTACCCAAGCTCCCACCTATGACTGGTCAGAAACCCGCCAACATCTGATGCAGGTGATTGCCGATCAAACCGCGATGGCCATTGCTAACGATGAACTGGCGGTCAAACTTCGAGAACGGCAACGCCTAGACCGAGAACTGGAAATTGGCGCGGAAATTCAAAAAAATCTCCTCCCCAGCCATTGCCCAGAGATTCGCGGCCTGGAATTAGCTGCGGCCTGTCGCACAGCCAGTTGGGTTGGCGGTGATTATTATGACTTTATTCCAATCACCTATGGCCAGGGAGACCACAACACCATAGCCCAGGGACGGTGGGGCATTGCCGTTGGGGATGTCATGGGTAAAGGAGTTCCAGCCGGCCTAATTATGACCATGACCCGGGGCATGTTGCGAGCGGAAGCCTTGAATGGCCATCGTCCCAGCCGGATTATGCAGCACTTAAATCGGGCCATGCAGCCGGATTTGGAAAACTCCCACCGCTTTGTCACCTTGTTTTATGCGGAATATAATCCCCAGACCCGCATCCTCTCCTACAGTAATGCCGCCCATTTACCTCCCCTCCTCTGGCAGGCCAGAACAGCATCCGTCCGCCGATTAGATACCTATGGGATGTTGATTGGTTTAGATGGGCGGGCCCAATACCAGGAAGTGGCGGTGCAATTGGAGCCGGGGGATCGAATTATTTTTTATACCGATGGGATTACCGAGGCTGAGAATCCGCAGCGGGAACGTTTTGAAGAGTTTCGCCTCCAAGCCGCCCTCCGCCAGGCCTGTCAGTTAGCACTCTCTCCCGATCGGGTTTTAGAACATATTTTTACAACAGTGAGCCAATTTACCGGCCCGGTCAAAGAGGAACAGGATGATATGACCCTGATTGTTTTATCCGTCACAGACTAG
- a CDS encoding Asr1405/Asl0597 family protein, which translates to MQSHSHAHHDFSETTRHIIAVRWDHRWPIYHRLSGLGIRCWCTPYQPLQVEIPSPAVAIQIWSVIRQLTTSRQEQAAWLGQCWQLSPIES; encoded by the coding sequence ATGCAATCCCACTCCCACGCCCATCATGATTTCTCCGAAACAACTCGGCATATTATTGCGGTTCGCTGGGATCATCGCTGGCCCATCTACCATCGGCTTTCTGGTTTGGGGATTCGCTGTTGGTGTACTCCCTATCAACCCCTCCAGGTAGAAATTCCCTCCCCAGCCGTTGCCATTCAAATCTGGAGCGTGATCCGCCAACTGACTACCTCTCGTCAAGAGCAAGCCGCTTGGTTAGGGCAGTGCTGGCAGCTTTCTCCCATTGAGTCTTAG
- a CDS encoding isocitrate/isopropylmalate dehydrogenase family protein, translating to MAHAVTLIRGDGIGPEVALATQTALDATGVAFDWHVVDAGVDMMDKYGTPLPEHVLDTIKATKTAIKGPITTPVGTGFRSVNVEIRKRLNLYANLRPAKSIVGVKSYFHDIDLVIVRENTEDLYAGIEFDYRTPEAAKARAFLSELSGKLIRDDAAIGVKPISVLGSQKIVDFAFKYAQTNGRKKVTAVHKANIMKFTDGLFLETARKIAPNYPELEFEDRIVDNMCMQLMQKPELYDVMVMPNLYGDILSDMCAGMIGGLGIAPGANIGDDYAVFEAIHGSAPKYAGQNKANPTALILSGVLMLQYLGEMEAAKRLQAAVEKVIGEKKFVTYDLIPSGQTPVGTQQMAEAIAQEVQR from the coding sequence GTGGCCCACGCAGTCACCTTAATTCGCGGCGATGGAATTGGCCCTGAAGTTGCTTTAGCGACCCAAACTGCCTTGGATGCAACGGGAGTAGCTTTTGATTGGCACGTGGTTGATGCAGGCGTGGACATGATGGATAAATATGGGACACCCTTACCGGAGCACGTCCTAGACACAATTAAGGCCACTAAAACCGCTATCAAGGGGCCGATCACAACTCCTGTGGGGACAGGCTTTCGCTCGGTAAATGTGGAGATTCGGAAACGCCTAAATCTGTACGCCAACTTACGACCTGCGAAGTCTATTGTCGGGGTAAAAAGCTATTTCCATGATATTGATCTGGTGATTGTCCGGGAAAACACCGAAGACCTCTATGCCGGGATTGAGTTTGACTACAGGACTCCGGAAGCCGCCAAAGCTAGGGCCTTTTTAAGTGAGTTATCTGGCAAGCTGATTCGGGATGATGCCGCCATTGGGGTCAAACCCATTTCCGTATTGGGGAGCCAAAAAATTGTTGATTTTGCCTTCAAGTATGCCCAGACCAATGGCCGCAAAAAAGTCACCGCAGTCCACAAAGCCAACATTATGAAATTTACCGATGGCTTATTTTTAGAGACAGCCCGGAAAATTGCCCCCAACTATCCAGAGCTAGAATTTGAAGATCGGATTGTGGACAATATGTGTATGCAGTTAATGCAAAAGCCGGAACTCTACGATGTCATGGTCATGCCCAACCTCTACGGCGATATTCTCTCGGATATGTGTGCTGGGATGATCGGGGGCCTGGGAATTGCACCAGGGGCCAATATTGGCGATGACTATGCGGTGTTTGAGGCCATTCACGGCTCGGCCCCGAAATATGCTGGCCAAAATAAAGCCAATCCGACCGCGTTGATTCTTTCCGGGGTGTTGATGTTGCAATACCTAGGGGAAATGGAGGCGGCAAAACGGTTACAAGCGGCGGTGGAAAAAGTAATCGGCGAGAAGAAATTTGTCACTTATGATTTAATTCCCTCTGGCCAAACCCCAGTCGGTACCCAGCAAATGGCCGAAGCGATTGCCCAGGAAGTACAACGTTAA
- a CDS encoding precorrin-8X methylmutase gives MDWHSSDIQSLHLIDQELGDHKFTPAEYEIIRRVIYATGDFDYPTLIQFSPQALAAGVAALSVRTPIIVDVPLVQMGILPQLQTTFANPVYCGSETFTRPQTEKSRAAFGVETLSRRHPTAIFVIGASQTTLSPLLELVQADEIKPALIIHTPVGFLPQGREELEKSWLPNIMLNGQKGGPGVAAAILSGLIDLAWGAYGHDLKDQARSR, from the coding sequence ATGGACTGGCACAGCAGTGATATTCAAAGTTTGCACCTGATTGACCAAGAGTTAGGTGATCACAAGTTTACTCCGGCTGAATATGAAATTATCCGGCGAGTTATTTACGCCACAGGAGATTTTGACTATCCCACCCTGATCCAGTTTTCGCCCCAGGCCCTAGCTGCGGGTGTGGCGGCTTTGTCGGTGCGGACTCCCATTATTGTCGATGTGCCTTTAGTGCAGATGGGGATTTTGCCGCAACTTCAAACTACTTTTGCGAATCCGGTTTATTGTGGCAGTGAAACCTTTACCCGCCCCCAGACTGAAAAATCCCGCGCTGCCTTTGGTGTAGAAACCCTCTCCCGCCGCCATCCAACCGCCATTTTTGTGATTGGAGCTTCCCAAACAACTCTGTCTCCCTTGCTAGAACTGGTGCAGGCCGATGAAATTAAGCCAGCCTTGATTATCCACACACCGGTGGGATTTTTGCCCCAAGGGCGCGAGGAACTGGAAAAATCTTGGTTACCCAATATTATGCTGAATGGGCAAAAAGGGGGGCCAGGGGTCGCAGCAGCTATTTTATCGGGTCTGATTGATTTGGCCTGGGGAGCTTATGGGCATGACTTAAAAGATCAAGCTAGATCTCGTTAG
- a CDS encoding (2Fe-2S) ferredoxin domain-containing protein, protein MATTKFPRIQPFSLTGVVTAFDEEKGPYPKVIYLKHNEEIYRIKLTKLARKSLQQPPGLEAIIQVSGEREYKPENNQFRYKAHDCQIVAQPPEKILSLETGVSGEKGVSQPRKILICQKSNCCRRGGTVIWDELTQEIAAQGLEGQITLKAVGCIGECKRGPALVVMPSKSRFTHVTPSQVPQLLAACTMH, encoded by the coding sequence ATGGCAACTACCAAGTTTCCCCGCATTCAGCCATTCTCCTTAACAGGTGTGGTGACAGCCTTTGATGAAGAAAAGGGCCCCTATCCTAAGGTGATATATCTTAAGCACAATGAAGAAATTTATCGCATTAAACTGACCAAACTAGCTCGCAAATCCCTCCAGCAGCCTCCAGGCCTGGAAGCCATTATCCAAGTCTCCGGGGAACGGGAATATAAACCGGAAAACAATCAATTTCGCTATAAAGCCCACGATTGCCAAATTGTTGCCCAACCCCCAGAAAAAATCCTCTCTCTAGAGACAGGAGTCTCCGGGGAGAAGGGAGTGAGTCAACCTAGAAAAATCTTAATTTGTCAAAAATCTAACTGTTGTCGCCGCGGTGGTACCGTAATCTGGGACGAGTTAACCCAAGAAATTGCCGCCCAAGGCCTGGAAGGACAAATTACCCTCAAAGCAGTCGGGTGTATTGGGGAATGTAAACGGGGACCAGCCCTAGTGGTGATGCCGAGCAAAAGTCGTTTTACCCATGTCACCCCCAGCCAAGTTCCCCAATTACTCGCCGCCTGCACAATGCACTAG
- a CDS encoding Uma2 family endonuclease, translating to MTTLELSTAPSFSPALFLPGEDELPADDNQTMETQRHKMQMDLLIEGLDTWLEPRADGYVGGNMFIYFSQAQIKSQDFKGPDFFAVTDVPKRERKSWVIWEEEKAPDVVIELLSPSTADEDKTTKKAVYQTKLRVPEFYWYDPFNPDDFAGFSLISGHYQPMELSPQGWLSSESLGLVLRPWPGIYRGVEAVWLRWATLEGEILPTGWERAAQESQRAELLAAKLKELGVDPDLI from the coding sequence ATGACGACCCTGGAATTGTCCACCGCGCCATCCTTCAGCCCAGCACTCTTTCTGCCTGGTGAAGATGAACTGCCTGCCGATGACAATCAAACCATGGAAACCCAACGTCACAAGATGCAGATGGATTTACTCATCGAGGGCTTGGATACTTGGTTGGAGCCGCGAGCCGATGGCTATGTGGGCGGCAATATGTTTATCTACTTCAGCCAGGCCCAAATTAAATCCCAAGACTTCAAAGGCCCGGATTTTTTTGCGGTGACTGATGTTCCGAAGCGAGAACGTAAATCCTGGGTCATTTGGGAGGAAGAAAAAGCCCCCGATGTGGTGATTGAACTGCTATCTCCCTCCACGGCGGATGAGGATAAAACCACTAAAAAAGCTGTGTATCAGACGAAATTGCGAGTGCCGGAATTCTACTGGTATGACCCCTTTAACCCCGATGACTTTGCTGGCTTTAGCCTGATCAGCGGTCACTATCAGCCGATGGAATTGAGTCCGCAAGGGTGGCTCAGCAGTGAATCCTTGGGCTTGGTGTTGCGACCCTGGCCTGGGATTTATCGAGGCGTGGAAGCGGTTTGGTTACGCTGGGCGACCTTAGAGGGCGAAATCTTACCCACAGGTTGGGAACGGGCGGCTCAAGAATCCCAACGGGCGGAACTCTTGGCGGCTAAACTCAAAGAACTGGGTGTTGACCCCGACTTGATCTAA
- a CDS encoding precorrin-8X methylmutase, which yields MTYDYIHDGNEIYRQSFATIRAEANLTGLDADLATVAVRLIHACGMPDIVGDLEASPGAVTIGRQALQQGAVILCDAQMVAGGVTRKRLPADNLVLCTLNAPEVPGLAVNIGNTRSAAAIELWRPYLANSVVAIGNAPTALFYLLELLDQGLRPPALILGFPVGFVGAAESKQALTTHPQQIPFITVHGRRGGSAMAAAAINALAQEQE from the coding sequence ATGACCTACGACTATATCCATGATGGGAATGAGATTTATCGCCAGTCTTTTGCCACGATTCGGGCCGAGGCTAATTTAACAGGCCTGGATGCAGATTTAGCGACAGTGGCAGTCCGACTCATTCATGCCTGTGGAATGCCGGATATTGTTGGGGACTTGGAAGCCTCCCCAGGGGCCGTCACAATTGGTCGCCAAGCCTTACAACAGGGGGCCGTCATTCTCTGTGATGCCCAAATGGTGGCTGGGGGGGTGACACGCAAACGACTCCCTGCGGATAATTTGGTCTTGTGTACGTTGAATGCCCCAGAAGTCCCCGGCCTGGCGGTGAACATTGGCAATACCCGTTCCGCCGCAGCCATTGAGTTATGGCGACCCTACTTAGCCAACTCTGTGGTAGCCATTGGGAACGCGCCAACGGCTTTGTTTTATCTGTTGGAATTACTAGATCAGGGTCTAAGGCCACCTGCCCTTATTTTGGGGTTTCCAGTCGGATTTGTCGGGGCAGCGGAATCTAAACAGGCCTTGACCACCCATCCCCAGCAAATTCCCTTTATCACGGTGCATGGCCGGCGGGGGGGAAGTGCCATGGCCGCCGCTGCGATTAACGCCTTGGCCCAGGAGCAGGAATGA
- the mtnA gene encoding S-methyl-5-thioribose-1-phosphate isomerase, whose product MSQGIFPVQWHEESVRLIDQTRLPAEYSVVDIHCVEDMATAITTMIVRGAPAIGVAAAFGMYLGARDFSGSDLQEFFAHLDQVATRLRQTRPTAVNLFWAIDKMSTAAQACSGSVGEIQAHLLQTAQKICADDIRTCQQIGAHGLTALPQTPEKLRILTHCNAGALATAGYGTALGVIRSAWAAGRLERVYADETRPRWQGAKLTTWECVQEGIPVTLLADTMAAHCMQQGMIDAVVVGADRIAANGDTANKIGTYSVALAAQAHRIPFFIAAPASTVDLNLPEGTLIPIEQRDPQEVYLPDTHRICPEGVEFYNPAFDVTPAQFIKGIMTEFGVFPPAQLEAAIRSHLSSGNQG is encoded by the coding sequence ATGAGTCAGGGGATTTTTCCGGTGCAGTGGCATGAAGAGAGTGTCCGCCTGATTGATCAAACCCGCTTGCCGGCTGAATACAGTGTTGTGGATATTCACTGTGTTGAGGATATGGCCACGGCGATTACCACGATGATTGTTCGGGGTGCTCCTGCAATTGGCGTGGCGGCGGCCTTTGGGATGTATTTGGGGGCACGGGACTTTAGCGGCTCAGACCTGCAAGAATTTTTCGCCCATTTAGACCAAGTGGCCACCCGACTCAGACAAACGCGACCCACCGCAGTTAATTTGTTTTGGGCAATAGATAAAATGTCAACAGCAGCCCAGGCCTGTTCCGGTTCAGTGGGTGAGATTCAGGCTCATCTTCTCCAAACTGCCCAAAAAATCTGTGCTGACGATATTCGCACTTGTCAACAAATTGGGGCTCATGGGTTAACGGCCTTGCCCCAAACTCCTGAGAAGTTAAGAATTTTGACCCACTGTAATGCCGGGGCCTTGGCCACTGCGGGCTATGGAACTGCCTTGGGGGTGATTCGCTCGGCCTGGGCTGCAGGACGGTTAGAACGAGTGTATGCCGATGAAACGCGGCCAAGATGGCAGGGGGCCAAGCTTACCACCTGGGAATGTGTCCAAGAAGGAATTCCAGTGACCTTATTAGCGGATACGATGGCGGCCCATTGTATGCAGCAGGGGATGATCGATGCGGTCGTAGTTGGAGCCGATCGAATTGCGGCTAATGGGGACACAGCCAACAAAATTGGGACGTACAGTGTTGCCCTCGCAGCCCAGGCCCATCGCATTCCGTTTTTTATTGCGGCACCAGCTTCGACCGTGGATTTGAATTTACCTGAGGGGACGCTTATCCCGATTGAACAGCGAGATCCGCAAGAAGTCTATTTACCTGATACTCATCGCATTTGTCCTGAGGGCGTGGAGTTCTATAACCCGGCCTTTGATGTTACCCCGGCCCAGTTCATTAAAGGGATTATGACCGAGTTTGGGGTCTTTCCCCCTGCCCAGTTGGAAGCCGCCATAAGGAGCCATCTCAGTTCGGGAAATCAAGGCTAG
- the cobG gene encoding precorrin-3B synthase, which produces MPIGNRTLHFHLALSAVHGDSVSDLPQLTNSLSPVCPGLFYGVTAADGLLLRIRISGGQLRREQGQGLVALAEHLGVETLQITNRANIQLRRLKEIPRPEVLERLQALGLAAKSPAVDVLRNVMISPLAGLTATELVDFSPWLRELDLFLTQHPGLAQLPAKFSIGLDGGGPCSIGQRSEHPAEHRYNEIQFTALAVDPELVPGLYPGIYLHLTFGIDKGCLPTGILVSPDQGLPLIKALIWAYLDYCQAPDRSPKIRLREIIADWGLETFLTQAKRYLDFPLIRHSKIPPPPTHPGQAHLGIHPQAEPEQVYIGIGLPQGQISSAQLRGLVDLSARFGSGDLRLTPWQTILLVNIVAAQIPLVLKQLGQLNLSPFPPPRQGIIACAGKPGCVAAHTSTQAHAQLLGAYLDTLPLPQPVNIHLTACPKACAHPSPAAMTLLGIDGGQGKEEIYRFYRGDFRDDQAPLMAEAPLVDLLPRIAAALGVKVLPSHPGRI; this is translated from the coding sequence ATGCCAATCGGGAATAGAACATTACATTTTCATTTAGCCCTCTCTGCGGTTCACGGAGATTCGGTGTCAGATTTGCCCCAATTGACAAACTCTTTATCCCCCGTCTGCCCAGGCCTGTTTTATGGGGTAACAGCGGCCGATGGCTTACTGCTACGGATCCGCATTTCTGGGGGGCAACTGAGGCGTGAACAGGGACAGGGCCTGGTGGCGTTGGCCGAACACCTGGGAGTAGAAACCTTACAGATTACCAATCGGGCTAATATCCAACTGCGCAGACTCAAGGAGATTCCCAGGCCTGAGGTCTTAGAACGATTACAAGCACTGGGCTTGGCCGCCAAAAGTCCGGCTGTGGATGTCTTACGCAATGTCATGATTAGCCCCTTGGCGGGATTAACGGCCACTGAGTTGGTTGATTTTTCCCCCTGGCTGCGGGAGTTAGACCTATTTTTGACCCAGCACCCCGGCCTGGCCCAATTACCCGCTAAGTTTTCCATTGGTCTGGATGGGGGTGGCCCCTGTAGCATTGGGCAGCGATCCGAACACCCGGCCGAGCATCGCTATAACGAAATCCAGTTCACCGCCCTAGCCGTTGATCCAGAACTAGTCCCCGGCCTGTATCCTGGGATTTATTTACATTTAACCTTCGGAATTGACAAAGGCTGTCTGCCCACAGGAATTTTAGTCTCCCCTGACCAAGGCCTACCTCTGATCAAAGCACTGATCTGGGCTTACCTTGACTATTGCCAGGCCCCGGATCGTTCCCCAAAAATCCGTTTACGAGAAATTATAGCTGATTGGGGCTTAGAAACGTTCTTAACCCAGGCCAAGCGTTACCTCGACTTTCCCCTCATTCGCCACTCCAAAATTCCTCCCCCACCCACCCACCCTGGTCAAGCACACCTTGGGATTCACCCCCAGGCCGAGCCGGAGCAGGTCTATATCGGGATTGGCTTACCCCAAGGGCAAATTTCCTCAGCCCAGTTACGGGGCCTGGTGGATCTATCGGCGCGGTTCGGCTCTGGCGATCTGCGTTTAACCCCTTGGCAGACAATCTTATTGGTTAATATTGTCGCGGCCCAGATTCCGCTGGTGCTGAAGCAATTGGGCCAGTTGAATTTATCCCCCTTTCCCCCACCGCGGCAAGGAATTATCGCCTGTGCTGGAAAACCTGGCTGTGTCGCGGCCCACACCTCAACCCAAGCCCATGCCCAACTCTTAGGAGCCTATTTAGACACCTTGCCCTTGCCCCAACCCGTGAATATTCACCTGACCGCTTGCCCTAAGGCCTGTGCCCATCCCAGTCCGGCGGCGATGACCCTCCTAGGCATTGATGGGGGCCAAGGAAAAGAGGAAATCTATCGGTTTTATAGGGGGGATTTTCGGGATGACCAAGCCCCATTGATGGCCGAAGCTCCCTTAGTTGACCTCTTACCCCGAATTGCTGCCGCCTTGGGAGTCAAGGTTTTACCGTCTCATCCTGGCCGAATATGA
- the dpsA gene encoding DNA starvation/stress protection protein DpsA: protein MTTTTQPRQDFGVIAENVVLLDLASTTPVCEGMNRLLASFQALYLQYQKHHFVVEGAEFYQLHEFFQDCYEAVQGHVHDLGERLNGLGGIPAANFMQLAELCCFTPEPSHAFSCREMINHDLLAEQSLLQILRQQAAQAETLGDRATAYLYDQILLKTEERAYHLAHFLAADSLKA from the coding sequence ATGACAACTACGACTCAACCTCGCCAGGATTTTGGGGTCATTGCTGAAAATGTTGTGCTACTGGATCTGGCCTCTACCACTCCAGTCTGTGAAGGCATGAATCGGCTTTTGGCTAGTTTCCAGGCCTTGTATCTGCAATATCAAAAGCATCATTTTGTTGTTGAGGGAGCTGAATTCTATCAGTTGCATGAATTTTTCCAAGATTGCTACGAAGCTGTCCAGGGCCATGTCCATGATTTGGGTGAGCGACTCAATGGCCTGGGGGGAATTCCAGCGGCTAACTTTATGCAATTGGCAGAGTTATGCTGCTTTACTCCGGAACCCAGTCATGCCTTTAGCTGCCGGGAGATGATCAACCATGATTTATTGGCAGAACAATCCCTGCTCCAAATTCTGCGTCAACAGGCCGCCCAAGCCGAAACCTTGGGTGATCGAGCCACTGCCTATTTGTACGATCAGATTTTGCTCAAGACGGAAGAGCGGGCCTACCATTTGGCCCATTTCTTGGCCGCAGACAGTCTGAAAGCCTAG